From the Solanum stenotomum isolate F172 chromosome 4, ASM1918654v1, whole genome shotgun sequence genome, one window contains:
- the LOC125862673 gene encoding 7-deoxyloganetin glucosyltransferase-like: MGSISTELNKPHAVCIPYPAQGHINPMLKLAKILHQKGFHVTFVNTKFNHRRLLKSRGPHSLNGLPSFRFETIPDGLPTCDADATQDIPSLCKSTTETCLAPFRDLLAKLNETSNTSNVPPVTCIVSDGVMSFTLAAAQEIGVPEVLFWTTSACGFLGYMHYSTVIEKGYAPLKDESYFTNGHVEKPLDFIPGMKDVRLRDLPSFLRTTNPDEYMIKFVLQETERAKNASAIILNTFEALESEVLESLRTLLPPVYPIGPLHLLVKQVDDENLKGLGSSLWKEEPECLQWLENKAPNSVVYVNYGSITVMTPNQLLEFAWGLANSQQEFLWIIRPDIVSGYESILPPEFVEETKNRGMLAS, translated from the exons ATGGGTTCAATTAGTACTGAATTAAACAAACCACATGCAGTTTGTATACCATATCCAGCCCAAGGCCATATTAATCCCATGTTAAAATTAGCCAAAATTCTCCATCAAAAAGGCTTTCACGTAACTTTTGTCAATACTAAATTTAACCATAGACGTCTTCTTAAGTCTCGTGGGCCCCATTCCCTCAACGGCCTACCGTCGTTCCGATTCGAGACTATTCCTGATGGACTCCCAACTTGTGATGCTGATGCAACACAAGACATTCCTTCTCTATGTAAATCCACAACTGAAACTTGTTTAGCTCCTTTTAGAGATCTTCTTGCAAAGCTTAATGAGACTAGTAACACGTCGAACGTGCCACCTGTCACGTGCATAGTCTCCGATGGTGTTATGAGCTTCACTTTAGCTGCTGCACAAGAAATTGGTGTCCCTGAAGTTCTGTTTTGGACAACTAGTGCTTGTGGTTTCTTAGGGTACATGCATTATTCCACTGTTATCGAAAAAGGATACGCTCCACTTAAAG ATGAAAGTTACTTTACAAATGGACATGTAGAGAAACCTTTGGATTTTATACCAGGCATGAAAGATGTACGTTTAAGGGATCTTCCAAGTTTCTTGAGAACTACAAATCCAGATGAATACATGATCAAATTTGTCCTCCAAGAAACAGAGAGAGCAAAAAATGCCTCCGCGATTATCCTCAATACATTCGAGGCACTAGAGAGTGAAGTCCTTGAATCGCTCCGGACTCTCCTTCCACCGGTCTACCCAATAGGCCCCTTGCATTTACTCGTCAAACAAGTTGATGACGAGAATTTGAAGGGGCTTGGGTCGAGCCTATGGAAAGAAGAGCCAGAGTGTTTACAATGGCTCGAAAATAAAGCACCAAACTCTGTTGTTTATGTCAATTATGGTAGTATTACTGTTATGACTCCAAATCAACTTCTTGAATTTGCTTGGGGACTTGCAAATAGTCAACAAGAGTTTTTATGGATCATAAGACCCGATATTGTATCGGGTTATGAATCCATTCTTCCACCCGAATTCGTGGAAGAAACTAAAAACAGGGGAATGCTTGCAAGTTAA
- the LOC125862871 gene encoding nodulin-26-like: MASITSIISTTSSKNGIVADFTSMEEGKHGTVQSPFLSAFQKIIAELLGTYIFIFVGCGSALVDRERTLTIVGIALAWGLSLMALIYTLGHVSGAHFNPAVTIAFAAAQKLPLMQVPIYVLPQLLGSTLASLTLRVLFNHQGDILPMLTQYKSPVTDFEAIFWEFLMTLILMFVICGAATDDRATKEVAGVAIGVTLVFEVLIAGPITGASMNPARSLGPAIVSGVYKNQWVFVIAPILGAMTATGMYSLLRQPKQNTKI, from the exons atgGCCAGCATAACTTCTATAATCTCTACAACTTCATCTAAAAATGGAATTGTTGCTGATTTTACAAGCATGGAAGAAGGAAAGCATGGAACTGTTCAGAGTCCTTTCCTATCTGCTTTCCAAAAG ATTATAGCTGAGCTGTTGGGAAcctatattttcatatttgtgGGTTGTGGATCAGCTCTTGTTGATAGAGAAAGGACACTCACTATTGTTGGGATAGCATTGGCATGGGGTTTATCATTGATGGCATTAATATACACTCTTGGTCATGTTTCTGGCGCCCATTTCAACCCCGCGGTCACCATTGCCTTTGCTGCAGCTCAAAAACTACCATTAATGCAA GTACCTATATATGTACTACCTCAATTATTGGGCTCTACACTTGCAAGTCTTACATTGAGAGTGTTATTTAATCACCAAGGTGACATACTACCAATGTTAACTCAGTACAAAAGTCCAGTCACTGATTTTGAAGCTATATTTTGGGAGTTCTTAATGACtctcattttgatgtttgtgatCTGTGGAGCTGCTACTGATGATCGAGCG ACCAAAGAGGTAGCTGGAGTTGCAATTGGAGTGACATTAGTGTTTGAAGTCCTCATTGCAGG GCCAATTACTGGAGCTTCTATGAATCCAGCAAGAAGTTTAGGCCCTGCAATAGTCTCAGGTGTCTATAAGAACCAATGGGTCTTCGTTATTGCCCCGATTCTTGGAGCCATGACAGCAACAGGGATGTATAGCCTTCTCCGGCAACCAAAGCAGAATACGAAAATCTGA